A part of Arachis hypogaea cultivar Tifrunner chromosome 12, arahy.Tifrunner.gnm2.J5K5, whole genome shotgun sequence genomic DNA contains:
- the LOC112728938 gene encoding uncharacterized protein yields the protein MVCLACLLPLFLVPIVNILPLLFDFIMGKVYRLFGWEYRKPERAPAACPYKPAAKRDTAKVEADTEPAQLEPIKPASVDVKQD from the exons ATG GTTTGCTTGGCTTGTTTGTTGCCCCTGTTCCTCGTTCCCATCGTCAACATCCTCCCTCTCCTCTTCGATTTTATCATG gggAAAGTCTATAGGCTTTTTGGCTGGGAGTATAGGAAACCAGAGAGGGCTCCTGCAGCATGTCCATACAAGCCTGCAGCCAAGAGGGATACTGCTAAA GTTGAGGCAGATACTGAACCAGCTCAATTAGAACCTATTAAACCTGCAAGTGTAGATGTCAAGCAGGATTAA